One stretch of Vibrio kanaloae DNA includes these proteins:
- the pdxH gene encoding pyridoxamine 5'-phosphate oxidase: MELTDIRREYAKGGLRRKDLAADPIEQFNLWLEQAIEAKLTDPTAMTVATVDENGQPFQRIVLLKNVDKDGFVFYTNLGSRKAHQLEHNSKISLHFPWHPLERQVHITGTAEKLTAMENMKYFSSRPKESQLAAIASKQSSRISARGILEGKYLELKQKFAKGEIPVPSFWGGFRVRVNSIEFWQGGEHRLHDRFLFSRQDNRWDIDRLAP, translated from the coding sequence ATGGAACTTACAGACATTCGTCGCGAATACGCTAAGGGTGGGTTGAGACGTAAAGACTTGGCCGCAGACCCGATTGAGCAGTTCAATCTATGGCTAGAGCAAGCCATTGAAGCTAAGTTGACTGACCCTACTGCCATGACAGTTGCTACGGTTGATGAAAATGGTCAGCCATTCCAACGAATTGTTTTGCTGAAGAATGTGGATAAAGATGGCTTCGTTTTTTATACCAACTTAGGTAGTCGTAAGGCGCACCAACTTGAGCACAACAGCAAGATCAGCCTGCACTTCCCTTGGCATCCGTTAGAACGACAGGTTCACATTACCGGCACGGCGGAAAAGTTGACTGCGATGGAAAACATGAAGTACTTCTCGTCTCGTCCGAAAGAGAGCCAGTTAGCCGCTATTGCCAGTAAACAAAGTAGCCGTATTTCTGCTCGTGGGATTCTAGAGGGTAAGTATCTAGAGTTAAAGCAGAAGTTTGCGAAAGGAGAGATCCCAGTCCCTTCTTTCTGGGGGGGATTTCGAGTGCGCGTTAATAGCATCGAGTTTTGGCAGGGTGGCGAACACCGTCTGCATGACCGCTTCTTGTTCTCACGTCAAGACAACCGCTGGGACATTGATCGCCTAGCGCCTTAG
- a CDS encoding SUMF1/EgtB/PvdO family nonheme iron enzyme yields the protein MRQGFPTLLFALAPCLMTPAVFAETPPAIAASVTDIESLLFEKHADLTSVEKKMSEKQNLVDNQAQQTARLAKLSAQAEQALAKAKTDLEQDYSRMIDEPDFDISPAQNRFQDAWKAVKESKLAISDAEQKQQGLAMELEAIQAEKTAVEASIANLGQDKLRARAERLRNEITQAVEQTVSFTNRCSHDMTLAQCSEQTVTLALQKAVKQFQKSLVDNATESKAVREHLASASLNIHVLQHKVKSSGFSENNRYRAVITANLETRPDKNTPCRLLDIQSSNCFTQSEQQTNDQQKEVAWVNLVVRSNKYNDKVSINGVNYGSTPVEVMLPTGPHIVTIVKEGYLPFNQELKITRDHNLRAVLQAKQNSLNVGTKFADPMGSNIQSPEMIVVGSGRYLLGEHNAKQVTIKQPFALAATPTRVQDFKAFVESTGYQTDAELMNTCDKFVNAEITTVSDNDWQSPGFMQANNSPVVCVSQNDAKAYTRWLSDNTGFTYRLPTPQEWEAAARAGQNTNFWWGNEFRSGKANTGWAGTPWSNVSTSPVKSFLPTPTGFYDMVGNVWEWTATQKGLAKGGAWSFSPEEAKVYNELNVAPSTAANYLGFRVLREL from the coding sequence ATGCGCCAAGGTTTCCCCACTCTACTATTTGCACTTGCTCCCTGCTTAATGACGCCTGCTGTTTTTGCTGAGACGCCACCAGCGATCGCAGCGTCTGTCACCGATATTGAAAGCTTACTTTTCGAAAAACATGCCGATTTAACGTCTGTTGAAAAGAAAATGTCTGAGAAACAAAACCTAGTCGACAATCAGGCACAGCAAACCGCGCGTCTCGCTAAGTTATCAGCTCAAGCAGAGCAAGCACTCGCAAAGGCAAAAACTGACCTAGAGCAAGATTACTCGCGCATGATTGATGAGCCAGATTTCGATATTTCGCCAGCTCAAAACCGATTCCAAGACGCTTGGAAGGCCGTAAAAGAGAGCAAGCTTGCGATTTCAGACGCAGAACAGAAACAGCAAGGCTTAGCTATGGAGTTAGAAGCTATTCAAGCAGAGAAAACAGCTGTAGAGGCTTCAATAGCAAATCTAGGTCAAGACAAGTTAAGAGCAAGAGCTGAGCGACTAAGAAACGAGATAACTCAAGCCGTAGAACAAACGGTCAGCTTTACTAACCGTTGTAGCCATGACATGACATTGGCACAATGTTCAGAGCAAACCGTGACCTTAGCGCTTCAAAAAGCGGTGAAACAATTTCAGAAAAGCCTTGTGGACAACGCGACTGAATCAAAAGCGGTGAGAGAACATCTCGCATCTGCTTCACTAAACATTCACGTTCTGCAGCACAAAGTAAAATCCTCTGGCTTCTCTGAAAATAATCGTTACCGAGCGGTTATTACTGCAAACCTAGAAACGCGTCCAGACAAAAATACACCTTGCCGCCTACTTGATATTCAATCGTCCAACTGTTTCACGCAAAGTGAGCAACAAACCAACGATCAACAAAAAGAAGTCGCTTGGGTCAACTTAGTGGTTCGCTCAAATAAGTACAACGACAAAGTTTCTATCAACGGCGTGAACTATGGCAGTACTCCGGTTGAAGTGATGTTACCAACGGGCCCACACATAGTCACGATAGTGAAAGAAGGATACCTTCCTTTCAATCAAGAATTGAAGATAACCCGCGATCACAACCTAAGAGCGGTATTACAAGCCAAACAGAACTCATTGAACGTTGGCACTAAGTTTGCCGACCCAATGGGGAGCAACATTCAGAGCCCAGAAATGATTGTTGTCGGCTCTGGTCGTTACCTGTTGGGCGAACACAACGCCAAGCAAGTCACAATCAAACAACCATTTGCTTTAGCAGCAACGCCAACCCGTGTTCAAGATTTTAAAGCGTTCGTTGAAAGCACTGGCTACCAGACTGACGCAGAGCTGATGAATACTTGTGATAAGTTCGTCAATGCCGAGATCACGACGGTTTCTGACAACGACTGGCAGAGCCCTGGCTTTATGCAAGCAAATAACTCTCCTGTCGTTTGTGTGAGCCAAAACGATGCCAAGGCTTACACTCGTTGGCTATCTGACAACACAGGTTTCACCTACCGCTTACCAACGCCACAAGAATGGGAAGCTGCTGCAAGAGCAGGTCAGAATACCAACTTCTGGTGGGGCAATGAATTTCGTTCAGGTAAAGCCAATACCGGCTGGGCTGGTACTCCTTGGTCAAACGTCAGTACATCCCCGGTTAAATCATTCTTACCAACACCAACGGGCTTCTACGACATGGTGGGGAACGTATGGGAATGGACAGCCACTCAGAAAGGCTTAGCGAAAGGTGGCGCATGGAGCTTCTCTCCAGAAGAGGCGAAAGTGTATAACGAACTGAACGTTGCACCTTCAACCGCAGCCAACTATCTAGGATTCAGAGTATTACGAGAGCTGTAA
- a CDS encoding PEGA domain-containing protein yields the protein MTNFRISALLLALSPLWVSASLSAEELNQVDPVSAIDAKLTEKNSDIERISATKVSATENLKQLQNQNSKLLREGEELKAKRNRAKSVLDKQYSRLLEDPETDLVSFQKSYQDAWAAVKENQSSQLDNQQAMNESEIHLSQIKQKQARLNNELANLRESKVAARVKRIATELRESAVLETSYTTTCSSTMTLGECTAQGKHLTNQKAVQTFKSQLLDQLTESALAKQNLQGVQLNIHVQDSQAIKSGFSGNNSYFMQMQAQLQAKPEAVAACNLLNVSTRYCLTGSDAAVVKKSDKQWANVTVRSDQYNDSVTINGIKYGSTPIEVALPSGRHQVTISKEGYESYNRTVTISGSDTIWVKLLPSKES from the coding sequence ATGACTAACTTTCGAATTTCAGCGCTTTTACTTGCGCTATCCCCTCTTTGGGTATCTGCATCGTTATCCGCTGAAGAACTGAATCAAGTCGATCCCGTTTCAGCTATCGATGCAAAGCTAACAGAGAAAAACTCAGATATTGAGCGTATTTCAGCAACCAAAGTATCGGCGACTGAAAACTTAAAACAACTACAGAACCAAAACAGCAAGTTGTTACGCGAAGGTGAAGAACTAAAGGCAAAACGCAACAGAGCTAAGTCTGTGCTAGACAAACAGTACAGCCGCTTACTTGAAGATCCAGAAACAGATTTGGTTTCTTTTCAGAAAAGCTACCAAGATGCTTGGGCAGCCGTGAAAGAAAACCAATCGTCTCAGCTAGATAACCAACAAGCGATGAACGAGAGCGAGATTCACCTTTCTCAAATCAAGCAAAAACAAGCTCGTCTAAATAATGAGTTGGCTAACTTGAGAGAGTCCAAAGTTGCAGCTCGAGTTAAACGTATCGCCACAGAACTTCGTGAAAGTGCTGTTCTTGAAACCAGCTACACCACCACATGTTCATCAACAATGACACTGGGTGAGTGTACTGCTCAAGGCAAGCACTTAACAAACCAAAAAGCAGTACAGACGTTTAAGTCTCAATTACTTGATCAGCTCACAGAAAGTGCACTCGCGAAGCAAAATTTACAAGGTGTTCAACTGAATATCCATGTTCAAGATAGCCAAGCGATCAAGAGCGGCTTCTCCGGTAATAATTCTTACTTCATGCAGATGCAGGCTCAACTTCAAGCTAAACCTGAAGCGGTTGCAGCGTGTAACTTATTGAATGTCTCAACACGCTACTGTTTAACAGGCAGTGACGCAGCTGTGGTTAAAAAAAGTGACAAACAGTGGGCTAATGTGACAGTGCGCTCTGATCAATACAATGACTCAGTCACCATCAACGGCATTAAGTACGGCAGCACACCTATTGAGGTTGCTCTACCAAGCGGTCGTCACCAAGTAACTATTTCAAAAGAAGGTTATGAGTCTTACAACCGCACTGTAACCATCAGCGGCAGCGATACTATTTGGGTTAAACTCCTTCCTAGCAAGGAAAGTTAA
- a CDS encoding AraC family transcriptional regulator, translating into MPKPLPLPNLDLSPIGLTVPRPAEIITLPSHMDCHDHHYSQVVIGLKGRAEFEINGKGNLVGPGQGCVVTASSDHAFGGVVGQSDILVLNMPMPTDDDPLMLEKINQLASSNVYFQLDAQIQKLIHMLVQEMQASPDDLLLSRACNDTVIALMQRHISAFETLIKDSRFDLDALDRYIEQHLVNKISVAQLAGSVFLGESQFHMLFKAQMGITPHQYVLGKRIDRARRLIEQGNLSLGQVAELAGFSGQSSFTHTFSRLQGMSPSQYKKQISVK; encoded by the coding sequence ATGCCAAAACCTTTACCTTTGCCAAACCTAGATTTGTCTCCGATAGGCCTTACTGTGCCTCGTCCGGCTGAGATCATTACTTTGCCATCTCACATGGATTGCCACGATCACCATTATTCGCAGGTAGTCATTGGTTTAAAAGGACGGGCTGAGTTTGAGATCAACGGGAAAGGTAATCTTGTCGGGCCTGGGCAAGGTTGTGTGGTGACGGCTAGCTCTGATCATGCTTTCGGGGGAGTGGTCGGTCAATCGGATATTCTAGTGCTTAATATGCCAATGCCAACCGATGATGACCCTCTGATGCTAGAGAAAATTAACCAGTTAGCATCATCGAATGTCTACTTCCAATTAGACGCGCAAATTCAAAAGCTTATTCATATGCTAGTGCAAGAGATGCAGGCGAGCCCTGATGATCTCCTGTTGAGTCGTGCGTGTAATGATACGGTGATAGCGTTGATGCAAAGACATATTTCAGCATTTGAAACCTTAATAAAAGACTCGCGTTTTGATCTTGATGCATTGGATCGGTACATCGAGCAGCACCTAGTGAACAAGATCTCGGTCGCGCAACTTGCGGGTAGTGTGTTCTTAGGTGAAAGTCAGTTCCACATGCTATTTAAAGCTCAAATGGGTATTACTCCACATCAGTATGTTTTGGGTAAACGCATCGATCGCGCCCGCCGCTTAATCGAACAAGGTAATCTTAGCCTTGGTCAGGTAGCAGAACTTGCTGGTTTCTCCGGTCAATCCTCTTTTACTCACACCTTTTCGCGCCTTCAAGGCATGTCACCATCTCAATACAAAAAGCAAATTTCTGTTAAATAA